From Centroberyx gerrardi isolate f3 chromosome 15, fCenGer3.hap1.cur.20231027, whole genome shotgun sequence:
GAAATATAACGTTTGCTGTTACATAGAAGAATATCAGTAAGGTATAAGCAATAAGGTATAACAGCCTAAGTAAATGTATGACTGTGAGTATAACATGCAGTGTAAAGCAGTgtaatgcatgcatgtgtaacCCAAATAACATCACATTTCTCCCCATACAGCCCTGTTTCAGATTTACATCATCTTGATCAGAAACCAGAACCCAGGACGGCCTGTCGCCCTCAGTGTATCAGGAAATTAGATGATTTTCTTAAACTAGTTTCATTCTTTAACAGTTTCATAACCTCTCAGGGAGCTCTGAGGGGCCCCGGACCACACTTTTGAGACCACTGTGTTTCTGAAAGCTAAAGACGGGTCTCACGGTCAGTTCACACCCCCAGCTGGAATGTGAGAAGTGGCTTTTCAGTGAAACCAGACAGGGGGGGTAGGGGAGTTGGGGATgtttcctcccctttcctttcccctcttttcctttccttaatttcacttcatttaatttaatttcactttacTTCATGTAAATTGTGCAGGCCAGACAAACCCAACGTGCACAAATCCTCACCTACATCATAGCACAACAGGCGCAAAGTTTCAATATGCTGAGGTTTgatatgaggaaaaaacaacaaggttaggacaaaacacagaaaagaaacGGGAGAACAAAGAGAGCCAGCGAGGGAGTGAcaaacaggcagagacagagaatgtatgtgtgtgtgtgtgtgtgtgtgtgtgtgtgtgttggggggtacTTAAAAGATTTGCATACTGAAGTGCATATGCTAATTAAATGATGATCCCACCACCTGTGCAGCAGTAATGACCTATTCTGACTCCCTTAAAAGTCCAGTTCAGACAGCCGTCACTGTCACCATTCATACCTCCTATCTATCCCTTTTAATGTCAAttcaacttgtaatgttcaGGAATtgccaatcccccccccccccccccccaaaaaaaaaaaaagaaacagaatgaaCAGAACATAACTTTAATGCATTCTAGATAGAGTTGACAAATTATTGTCAGGAGTTGCAAGCtgggaaaaagacaaaaagactaAATATTATATTACTGTATAACCTATTAGGATAATGCCCCTATTTCtacctttttaaaaatgtcttattgttttttatttcagcaTATGTATGTTGATGTTCTTGACTTGATATATAATAACGTATAACGCATGAAGTTTCCAATAAACTGATTTGAGAGGAAAATACTGGCCTTTCATTTTTTACTTCCTTGTTATTATCgttatttgtttatatttgctgtctgttctgtattttGTCTTATTGTGTCTTCTTCTAAATGGAATAACCTGAAAAAGTCTAGTATGCTGGATGTCAACCGCCTCAAAACtaaagtagaagaagaagaagaagaagaagaagaagaagaagtctgcTGTAATTTTATCTGCAGAAGAAGACGCGATGTTGACTGCGCATGTGCGTCATATTTAATATGTCTGCGCCCTTCAACAAAGTGGTAAAGCAGCAGCAATTCCTATAACAGCCTAAACAATAATTTTCTAGCCAGTCTTATGACAGTTTGCGACTGAAAACAGTTTCGTTATAGCCAAACCAATGTTTCCGCTGACGGGGAAAACCCAACGGAGCCGGAGGTTTGTTATTTTACCTCAAGATCACAAGGCATAGCTAAGGTAGTTAGCTAACCAACGCTAGCTAACTCAGCGACGTTGACATGTTTTGTCGGTTGAACCGTGGCCCGCATCACAGAAACACAGGCTAGCTTGCTACTTATATTATTGGTGTATATATATGCTAATTTAATCAAAATCCACCTTTCAGTATTGGTTCGCCTGTTACTCTCACAAGCTTCTTCCACAAAATGCACTGCAGAGGGCGGTAGCGAGCATTGGGACCCAGTTATAAATGTTGAAAtctcattgaaataaagtgctgcttggtaaATTACATgtgtgccgaattgaagagtggcttcTTACGATACAGAAAAGGCATTTCGTCGTATTTAATAGAGCATGTATCTTTACTGATGAGCAAGACCAAAtcaaattgacagattttttaatggagtttaGCGCGACATATCGGGGTCAAGCTATATCAGGATCTATTTGTGCCACATAGTAAACCTTCCAACCAAAGCTACTTGTACAATGGCTTACAGAAGAGCTGTAAACCTGATTCCCAGAGGAAAGGAGTGTGTCTTTAGTCTGCTGAGACCTTGTTTTCAAAAGTCGCCAAATGTCATCTTTGGACAAGGCAGCCAAGCTGGTCTGTGTGTTGGACTTCATCACCAACCCCCTAGTCAATGCCGAAACATCACCAGAACTCTGCACACCGGCGCGCCGTTGATGGTGGCCAAATTACTCCCAGTGGATGAGCTTTTTGCCATAAGGTCTCTGCAGGACTATCTGAAGAAGATGGAGGCGGAGTACAGTGAGTGTTTGAAAACAGTCAACAGCGGCGTGacggaggagcagcaggaggccgAGGACCAGCTGAGGGCTAAGAGGACCAAAGTGTCCCTGCTGGCTCCGCTCATCCACAGCATCAGAGAGCTGGACAACAAGCAGAAGGAGATCGCTGAGACCGAGTCACTCCTGACAGGTGAGACACACTGCTGCCATGCAAAGGCAGAAAACAGTGACTACTTTTTGATTggtttaaaggtcaaaggtcctTAGCCAACTGACCCAGCAGGACGTCCTGAGACTTAACATCCATTGTGTGGATATActtaagacaggtgtatttttacatcaaaatcttgcctggtgcagctttaaacttaGATTTTAGGGAAAACATGAGGGAAACCAAGGATTTCACTTCCCACCAGCCTgctttttaatttgaaaaactCACATGTTGGTTACAGCAgaatccctgtgtgtgtatttgatatTAAGCCTGGTGCGTTGTGGTAATTTTGGCTTTCTGATTTTGCGGCTCCTGACAGATGAAGACCCGGACCTGCGAGAACTGGCCGACCTGGAGAGAGAATCCTGTCTGAAAGATATTCAGGCTCTCAGACAAAAGGTAGAAATAATGATGCTTAATTTGCTATTACTAAGAGTAGTATAGATTGGTACAAttgaaatgataataatatttatatatttttatttatacagcacctttcttaacaaggttacaatgtgctttacaataaaattttaaaagaaaataaaacagagacAGTAAAACACCGAATGCAGATAATAGataaagtaataaaacaaaggtaAGAGCAAGCAGTACTAGAGCAAGTGTAATCACACTGAAACAAACATACTGAAGCAGAAAAGCCCCACACAGCATGAAGATGTTAAAAGGcattttgtttaaaatatgttataaaaagatttaaaagatgatactaagcaaaacagacattacatTAAGATGTtaaaaaggcctttttataAAAAATATGATAGGATATAAAAAAAGGCTAACTATAGCATCagcatttcatgttttttcatgaCAAATGTAACCATTGTAAGCATAGATTACGTGGTTTATACAATCTAAAAGCAATGCTGCATTTTCACTGTAACTAATATCAAACCACAAGCTAAACGAAGACAATTCAGTTTGCTGTTCgttgttctgtctgttgccttcctctcttctttgttGCACTTCACATCACATCCATCTCACCTACTTGTCTGTCAATCAACCTGCTGCACCAATCAGATCCTGGGTCTGCTGATCCCTGAGGAGGAGGCGGACCTGAGCGACCTCGTCCTGGAGCTCACAGCCGGGGTCGGAGGTCAGGAGGCCATGTTGTTCACCGCCGAGGTCTGGAAGAAGtctcatcattattattattattatcattaaacTAAAAACCATATTAGATTAAATGTTAATGATCCGCACGgggaaattgtgtttttgttatggAATTTGTGGAGTATCGTGGAGTTTTTGACAGGTGTATTTCAGG
This genomic window contains:
- the mtrf1l gene encoding peptide chain release factor 1-like, mitochondrial isoform X2, encoding MAYRRAVNLIPRGKECVFSLLRPCFQKSPNVIFGQGSQAGLCVGLHHQPPSQCRNITRTLHTGAPLMVAKLLPVDELFAIRSLQDYLKKMEAEYSECLKTVNSGVTEEQQEAEDQLRAKRTKVSLLAPLIHSIRELDNKQKEIAETESLLTDEDPDLRELADLERESCLKDIQALRQKILGLLIPEEEADLSDLVLELTAGVGGQEAMLFTAEVFDMYQGFAQHHGWAFDVLEYMTSEIGGLRHASASISGPQSYKRMKFEAGVHRVQRVPKTEKQGRMHTSTMTVAVLPQPTEISFTINPKDLRIETKRASGAGGQHVNTTDSAVRIVHLPTGVVSECQQERSQLKNREKAMKVLRAKLYSMRLEEETSKRYNQRKIQVGHIQL